A stretch of DNA from Candidatus Polarisedimenticolia bacterium:
GATCACCGCACCGCTGGGGGCGGGCGGCATGGGCGAGGTGTATCGGGCCACCGACACGAAGCTCAAGCGAGAGGTGGCGCTCAAGCTGCTGCCCGACCTTTTCGCCGGCGATCCGCAGCGGCTGGCCCGCTTCACGCGCGAGGCGCAGGCGCTGGCGGCCCTCAACCACCCCAACATCGCGCAGATCTACGGCCTGGAGGAATCGGGCGGCACCCGCGCGCTGGTCATGGAGCTGGTCG
This window harbors:
- a CDS encoding serine/threonine-protein kinase, which encodes MSLNVGDRLGPYEITAPLGAGGMGEVYRATDTKLKREVALKLLPDLFAGDPQRLARFTREAQALAALNHPNIAQIYGLEESGGTRALVMELVEGEDLSALIARGAMSLGEVLPIARQIAEALEAAHEQGIVHRDLKPANIK